In the genome of Chiloscyllium plagiosum isolate BGI_BamShark_2017 chromosome 33, ASM401019v2, whole genome shotgun sequence, one region contains:
- the tmub2 gene encoding transmembrane and ubiquitin-like domain-containing protein 2, which produces MDSTTMTFIEGVGDEVTVLCGIVLLVLALILAWLSTHVADHSDQIFGTIVTTANSSLVGLNSVERYVANTATPEADEAQSAAAPVEQKPEEGDDSGMGASPGNNGPTSDQVPIEGASNLTDSSIDPLLNIQGLRKRASTSAISTGEGLDRAMLENCNVHPLSVGSGDTGEGQIQVRLKFLNDTEEVARVKPDDTVGFLKSKYFPGQEQQMKLIYQGQLLQDHSRTLGSLNITDNCVIHCHISQTSSSPSPTVSSVVEQNQAALNVGNLMIPVFVIMLAVVWYYRINYRQFFTAPATVSLVGVTVFFSFLVFGIYGR; this is translated from the exons ATGGACAGCACCACCATGACATTTATCGAAGGAGTTGGTGATGAAGTTACAGTTCTATGTGGAATAGTTCTTCTGGTACTGGCACTTATTCTTGCCTGGCTCTCCACTCATGTTGCTGATCATAGTGATCAAATATTTGGAACCATTGTTACAACAGCAAACTCATCATTAGTGGGCCTAAACAGTGTAGAGAGGTATGTGGCAAATACGGCAACTCCTGAAGCAGATGAAGCCCAGTCAGCTGCTGCACCTGTTGAGCAGAAACCAGAGGAAGGAGATGATTCTGGGATGGGAGCATCACCTGGAAATAATGGACCCACAAGTGATCAGGTGCCAATTGAAGGGGCTTCCAATTTAACCGATTCGAGTATCGATCCTCTCTTGAACATACAGGGCTTACGCAAGCGAGCATCAACCAGTGCAATTAGCACTGGAGAAGGACTGGACCGGGCAATGCTGGAGAACTGTAATGTTCACCCTCTCTCAGTGGGTAGTGGTGATACAGGTGAAGGGCAAATTCAAGTGCGGCTGAAGTTTTTAAATGATACTGAAGAGGTTGCACGAGTGAAACCAGATGATACAGTTGGGTTTCTGAAGAG CAAATACTTCCCAGGGCAAGAGCAGCAAATGAAGTTAATTTACCAGGGCCAGCTTCTGCAAGACCATTCCCGCACCCTTGGCTCCCTCAACATCACTGACAACTGTGTGATCCACTGTCACATTTCGCAGACTTCATCCTCCCCCAGCCCTACTGTGTCCTCTGTGGTGGAACAGAACCAAGCTGCCCTTAACGTTGGCAATCTGATGATCCCAGTTTTTGTCATCATGCTTGCTGTAGTCTGGTACTACCGCATTAACTATCGCCAGTTCTTCACTGCACCAGCAACAGTTTCGCTGGTTGGTGTTACTGTTTTCTTCAGTTTTCTCGTGTTCGGCATTTATGGTCGATAA